The proteins below come from a single Miscanthus floridulus cultivar M001 chromosome 1, ASM1932011v1, whole genome shotgun sequence genomic window:
- the LOC136472384 gene encoding probable cytokinin riboside 5'-monophosphate phosphoribohydrolase LOG4: MEENQEKLAPESNGGGGAVRTICVFCGSRPGNRPSFSAAALDLGKQLVERQINLVYGGGSGGLMGLVSKAVYEGGRHVLGVIPTALLPEEVSGETLGEVKVVRDMHERKAEMAKHADAFIALPGGYGTIEELLEIIAWAQLGIHSKPVGLLNVDGYYNSLLSLFDKGVEEGFIDPKARNIFVLADTAAELLAKLTMAQLAADEDDGTSTTPGPGGDEDEEKGAAAGVKRKRTT; this comes from the exons ATGGAGGAGAATCAAGAGAAGCTTGCTCCGgagagcaacggcggcggcggcgcggtgcgaACGATCTGCGTCTTCTGCGGCAGCAGGCCGGGGAACCGGCCGTCCTTCAGCGCTGCCGCGCTAGACCTTGGAAAACAACTG GTCGAAAGGCAGATCAACCTGGTCTacggtggcggcagcggcggcctgATGGGCCTGGTGTCCAAGGCCGTCTACGAAGGCGGCCGCCACGTCCTCGG GGTCATCCCCACCGCCCTCCTACCTGAAGAG GTGTCAGGGGAGACATTGGGAGAGGTGAAAGTGGTCAGGGACATGCATGAGCGCAAGGCGGAAATGGCGAAACATGCCGATGCTTTCATCGCCCTGCCAG GCGGTTACGGGACAATCGAAGAACTGCTGGAGATCATAGCGTGGGCGCAGCTTGGGATCCACAGCAAACCG GTGGGGTTGCTCAACGTGGACGGCTACTACAACAGCCTGCTCTCGCTGTTCGACAAGGGTGTCGAGGAGGGTTTCATCGACCCCAAGGCACGGAACATCTTCGTCCTCGCTGACACCGCCGCAGAGCTGCTGGCTAAGCTTACCATGGCGCAGCTGGCAGCCGACGAGGACGATGGTACTAGTACTACCCCCGGCCCCGGAGGAGACGAAGACGAAGAGAAGGGAGCCGCCGCTGGCGTCAAAaggaaaaggacgacctag